ATGGTTCAGCACAGGCCGACACAAGACAGGCATTTTAAAGAATCATGCCCTTGCACAAGGGTTATGAAATAATGGGTGTACACACAAAAATGGTCATGTAATACACAGCTAAGCAGTTGGCCCTGATAACAGTTTTATCAACTCAGTGAAGTTGGTCTGCCTTGGAAGACATATGTCCGCACAATGGGATAGCTGCCCATGAAACAGTAGCAAGTCTGCACAGTGGAGCAGATGACAATGAAATAGTTGAACAGAAACCGGCACACACAACAGGGCAGCTGGTCGTGGAATGGTTcagcagaagcaggtcttgaaatcGATGTCACTGAGCATGGAATGGTATTCAGCAAGAACACCTCCAGGAGTGTGTTCTCGAGAAACTGACTGTGGAATGATGAGAGCAGAAAGACCTTCAGGTGGCAGGGTCATTGTTGGAACAATGACATCAGGAAGGGCATCAAACCACAGGGTAGCTGGCCGAAGAAGCGATGCCACAAGCGTTGCCTCTGTTGCGAGCTATCAGAATGTAGCCTTtctgtccccatccccctccccagctGCACAAAATGATTTTCAGTACAGTTTTATAATGAGTACGCAACAAACAGTCAAAATAactttgtgtatgtgcacatttGTAACACAcaaatctttttgtttgtttgtttgttttgtttttcatctgctTAAGGGCAGTGCTGCATGGGTAAAATTGGGTGGGAGCATTGATTAAAATGTACACCTCCCAGTTTAAACAAGTTGGATGTTCTCAAACCCTAATCACCGATACCTCCCAGAAGTATcacttcctcaaggaggcgtcactacattgACTGATTGGTATGGagacttatacagtgcctatcctcggtcagagaccaagttctaagcgctttacagacacagggtcatttgcacaacaggctgcctacctgggtagagccgactgacggctgccactgggcgctcgtcattcgtttcctgtgtcattccatcaggttttagtcatgcatacatacacactcagacatgctacattttacgtgaatgaccgttttgctCATTTACCCcgcattgtaggcagccatacttcgttttctggggtgtgcatgctgggtatgttcttgtttccataacccaccgaacgccgacatgaattccaagatctttaacgtgcgtatttgatctccttagtgtgtatacacatgaagggggttcaggcactagcaggtctgcacatatgctgacctgggagattggaaaaatctctaccctctacccaccaggcactgttaccaagattcgaacctgggaccctcagattgaaagttcaacgctttaaccattcggctattgctcccATCATTCAGAAAAAATCAatgtacgccacaccacatctgtttggcaAATGCCTGATCAACAGCATAACAATGAGCTTCATGTACTTAACTGAGTAGATTTTATCTACAGAAGAGAGGACCGGataaaaatacttctttttttttttccaactctgGTTCTTCATATAGTAATACTGGTTAATAAGCATACACAATCACAGCCAAAGAATGTCTTGACAGGAGTAACGAAACATATCAGCACATACAATGCGGTTTTACCAGACATGAACAGTCTAAAGTCAGTACCTGTTTTTGACGAGCCAGAAGTCCTGACTGCCTACCACAGAGTGGCCATACCCCACAGCCAGCACCCCATGGTCCAGCCACAGAGCGCTGCAGTTTGGGTCGTAGTACACGCCAGACTTGTAGAAATGGAAAGTGGACAGGGAGGCGTCAATGCCGACAGAGATGGGCCCCACCTCGGCCAGGGCCCTCTGCAAGGCCAGTTCGCTCCCCTTGGGCGCCACATTCACATAGCCGTTGTCTGTGGCCCCGACATCAGAGGTCCTGAAGCGGCATCCGTCGTTCTGCAACATGCCGTCAAAAAGTACTAACATATATCACGTGGGTTACAGCTTTTAGGCTTCCTCAGCAATTTGCCTGAtcattacgatttttttttttaactttttttttttttttgagtccaCAATTACTAATGTTATGGTTGCTTCATATGGAGAAATTTAGTAGGAagccataatccttccagtgtttaataaattcttaaaattgttaagtgttcctgcagtgacaatgttgCTGGGCATattattccagaagttaacaaccctgttagtaaaaaagtgggaaaaaaggtttgatttggtgaatgtcttcattagttttagtggcTGTCCTTTAGAGTGAAAAGATTTTGTGTTGTGctcttatcataatgtccatgtagAATTTTACATACATTCTCAATGATATCACTCCTTAACCTGCAATATTCCAGGCTTGGGAGTTTCAAACTAGTTTAGTCGCTCTTCGTAGGACATACTACCTATCCCTATAATTTGCTTGGTAAATCTTCTCAGTACATTTTCAATCAAGTCAATGTTTTCTAAGGTAGGGGGACCATACCACATCACCATATTCCAATATTGGTCTTACTAATGTTTCACATAATGGCAGCATGACATCTTTATTTTGATACTGGATGAAATGGGTGATCATGCATGCTATTCTATTTGTGTTTTTTACTGTAGCATTAATGTACTGATCCATCCATCTTCACAGACTACAGTCGAGCGTTTCTGCTAGTCGGAATATAACCCAATGCTTCCTTGTACTGACAAAACTGACCCATTTACTCCCTTGTACTGACAAAACTATAGAGAGGTGCAAGTACAGACACCTAAATATCCAGTGGCGGCTAATATTCAGTCTGTCATGATGTGACCTCATTGCAGAAAAGAACTTGACCAAACAATCTCCATACTGAATGATGTATCTGTTTTATTGAACATACACTTGGAATGGTAAACATGTTCCAGCTTGGAAGTTTGTTTTGCGTCTTGAATATGAAGAGGGAACAGAAGATAATACAGAAGCATTTATTTGTATTCTTTATTATAACCATCCTTTTATCTCCCTCCCACTACAATAACCACCTGGTGAAACTGTGAAAAATTATGAATTGATGTTACAATCAGTAGTAGAGGAGAATGACTGATATAGAAAATAGACAAAGGCCTATTTGGAGATTCCCCATGCCTCTATTTTTATGTACGTTTCCACATTTTCTGTGtcttctttcaatttcttttacATTTACAACTAAAGCATTCATTCAatactttcacttttttttttttatcaggttcTTCTCATTGCTGTTCTCCATGTTTTTGCTCCATGTAGTAGGTCTGATTTTAGATAGGGAGTTGAACAGCCTAATCTTGATGAAACTAttgaaagaagttttttttttattagctcaAGAAGCATATGTTCTTGAGCCGACAGAAAGCTGTTCTTTGCCTTGTCAGTGACCCTGCGTAAGAAAGTGAATGAATGCACTGACTTCAAGTGCGCTCCCATTCAGTGTGATTAGGTGGGAACTGGTCGTGCTGTTTTCAGgatctttctttttccctttttaactctttccggacaaaggaatgctcacgcattcctacacaaaacgtattcggtttcggacgaaggaatggaatagcattctccgaaagtaaaattccatcatgcgctgtacacattttgtgattagccaagcagagtgcgctattctgggtcactccacaatcgaatggtatgattggtcagcctgggatgtgtggcccgtctcgcacacacgctgacaaagtcactgaccggtcgtctgcttgcgtgccagcctgttagcaaagcgggctcttctcagaatgttgtgaagcgaacaaggcagtgacggcaacgttttagggttgccgaagtacttgaaatgctacaaactgaagggtcggacattgaagaggtggatgatgacgaagaagaaagcgaatttaatgcagaaagcgagcatgggtatggtgattcggggtgaaaaattggcagtattttctacatatggcaaaactgtaaaaataagatgagaaatttgattttttttatatgtaatagctcaacacgtaataaaccagttctgaaagtttcattttcttacacagtattttgtattttttgtaatttttttccaaacccatacaaatgggccgtctgtggggaaaagcaagggagaaaacttgtcgtcccgagtgagttaagttgTGGATGTTAAGGCCAATTTGTGCTTAAATGGAtgctggctttgtgtgtgtgtgtgtgtgtgtgtgtgtgtgtgctttattttgcttcccccccgcgcccccagcATCAGCTTATTGCTGTAGGACAGTAGTGCCAGATCATCCACATACTCCAGGTCTTGTAGATGGGTCCACAGCACCCACTGGATTCTGTTTCACTTCAGTCCTGTGGTTATCCCTTTGACCAGTTTGAATGGCCAGAAGGAAGGGGGGATAACAAGCAGCCTCTCTGGACTGGTCTTCACCAGGTGAACAGTCCGGGAATCACTCCAGCACTTTCCAGTGGTAATTATGTCCTCCTTCGACAAAAGCCATGTTAACTAAAACGGGCATGATATAAGGTTACGCACTGTGGTCCATGACAAACATGCCCAAACCAATACACTCCCTCAAACACAAGGAGTGGGGCAGAGGGCTGATCATGGGGTCAGATTTTTCTGCTTATGGCTGAACTGTGATCTTATCCATTTGAGGTATGAAGGGTAACTAGCTGATAATcagaatgacaacaacataaGTAATCTTACATTCACAAAGTAGTTAACTTgttagcactttttttttttcttttttttaaattagtttTCCTGTTCTTAATTTTGCAAGTATCAActgattttgttttcaatactCAGCCATCTTGCATAAgagataactttaaaaaaaattatttttaatacTACAGAAATaagtatgtaatttttttttttttattccaatacTGACCTTGCCTTCATAAGGGTAGGACTGCTCTGTGTCAATGCCTTTATTTTTGTGGACATATATGAAGGCAGCGTTCATGGTACCTCCCCTGCAGCCCACATTTCCTGTTATGTAAACAGAGGCAATATACTACAGTCTCATAGTTGTATATCTAATCTTTTATTTCCATGGAAAAATAGCTGTCACAACAATAAGAATTACTTGATATAATGCATTTTACTTGTCTCCAAATATTCATGCATGGATATGTCTGTAAATGAATAATCTAACAGTCAATGAAAATGGTACAGTTAAACAgtaataccaaacacacacacacacacacacacacacacacacactgttgcacacacaatcatgcacaaaaaCTACACAAGGACAATCTCATGCATacaatcatgcacaaacacacacacacacacacaaatcatgcaaGGATGTATTCACTGTatattattccttcttttttttttctaatcaaaaTGGCAGTGCAAATTTCTTTCACTTGCATTGTCAATAACAGATGTGATCAGAAGGGTAAGAAAAGTGGACAATGTGTAAATTGATACTGATGGTAAGTAAGGGGAGTATGAAACGGAGAATTTTGACACAGGGAGTAGGAAACGGAGAGAGTAACAACATGGGGTGGGAGTATGAAACAGGGAGAGTGTTGAcatggggggataggggggtgggggggggggggggtataaagcaGGCAAGAGTGTCGGCATTGGGGGTGGTGAGTATGAAGCAGGGAGAGTGCTGACATCAGGGGGAGGGGAGTATGAAGCAGTGTTCACATTGGGGAGTATGAAGCAGGGAGAGTATGGACATGGGAGGAGTATGAAGCAGGGAGAgtgttgaaggggggtgggggggggggggtatgaagcaGCAGGGAGAGTGTTGacatgggtggtgggggggggggggggttatgaagcAGGGAGAGTGTTCACATGGGGGAGTAGGAAACAGGGAGAGTATCAACATGGGAGGAGTATGAAGCAGGGAGAGTgttgacagagggggggggggggggtatgaagcaGAGAGTGTGTTCACATGGGGGAGTCAGAAACATggagagtatcgacatgggggggggggagtatgaagcaggaagagtgttgacaggggagggggggggggtatgatagtGTTGACAGGGGGGTATGAAGCAGGGAGTGTTGACATGGGAGGTGTGTGAAGCAGGGAGAGTGTTGACACAGGGGAGTGGGAAACCGGGAGAGTGCTGACAcggagttggagggggggagtATGAAGCAgggagagtatcgacatggggtgggtggggggggagggtgttatgaaacagagagagtatcgacatggggggggggggagtatgaagCAGGGAGAGTatcaacatgggggggggggttgaaacagggagagtatcgacatgggggggggggggggagtatgaagCAGGGAGAATGTCGACATGGGAGGAGTATGAAGCAgggagagtatcgacatgggAGGAGTATGAAGCAGGGAGAATGTCGAcatgtggcaggggggggggggggggggaggggggtatgaagCAGGCAGAATGTCGACACGGGAGGAGTATGAAGCAGGGAGAGTGTTGacatgggggttggtggggggggggggggggagcattaaGCAGGGAGAGTGTTCACATGGGGGAGTCAGAAACAGGGAGAATATCGACATGGGAGAAGTATGAAGCAGTGAGAGTGTtgacaagagggggggggggggttatgaagcAGGGAGTGTATTGACATGGGGTGTATGAAACAGGGAGAGTGTTGACACGGGGGAATAGGAAACAGGGAGAGTATCAACATGGGAGGAGTATGAAGCAGGGAGAGTGtcaacatgggggggggggggagtatgaagcagggagagtatcgacataggggtgggggatgaagcaGGGAGAGTTGACATGGGAGGAGTATGAAGCATGGAGAGTATCAACACAGGAGGAGTATGAAGCAGGGAGAGTGTTGACACAGGGGAGTAGGAAACCGGGAGAGTATCGACATTGGAGAATGTGAAGCAGGGAGAGTATcgacattgggggggggggggagtatgaagCAGGGAGAGttgacatgggggaggggggtatgaggCAGGGAGAATGTCGACACGGGAGGAGTATGAAGCAGGGAGAGTgttgacatgggggggggggggggagtattaaGCAGGGAGAGTGTTCACATGGGGGAGTCAGAAACAGGGAGAATATCGACATGGGAGGAGTATGAAGCAGTGAGAGActtgacagggtgtgtgtgtgtggggggggggggtgggggggggggtgttatgaaGCAGGGAGTGTTttgacatggggtgggggtgtatgaagCAGGGAGAGTGTTGACACAGGGGAATAGGAAACAGGGAGAGTATCAACATGGGAGGAGTAAGAGGCAGGGAGAGTGTCAACATGGGGGGAGTAGGAAGCAGGGAGAGTTGACATGGGAGGAGTATGAAGCATGGAGAGTATCAACACAGGAGGAGTATGAAGCAGGGAGAGTATCGacataggggtggggaggaggaagcagGGAGAGTTGACATGGGAGGAGTATGAAGCATGGAGAGTATCAACACAGGAGGAGTATGAAGCCAGGAGATTGTtgacatggggggggggtgggggggttatgaaGCAGGGTGAATGTCaacatgggggtggggtgggggggtatgaagCAGGGAGAGTGTCAACATGGATAGAGTATGAATGAAGCAGAgagagtattgacacaggggagcaTGAGGCAGTAAGAGTATCAGTCTTGTCAAAAGCAGCCAGCACACCGAGCAAAGCTACGACAAACAGGTCTCCAGAGAAATGCTTGGTAAAGAGTTGAAAatataagaagagaaaaaaaaacaacaacatagggtGGAGGGGGCCATGCCTGACTGACCTTCAGTGAAGGAGCAGTCCATCAGGTTCTGTTCAGAGAGGGACATGAGCCTCCCTGTTTTGTTGAAGTGTTGTGCTTCCAGGGCTCCTGTGCTGGAGAAGGCCCAGCACGACCCACAGTTCCCCTGAACATGTTAAGATAAGATacgataagaataactttattatctccaactggagaaatttggtc
The sequence above is drawn from the Babylonia areolata isolate BAREFJ2019XMU chromosome 26, ASM4173473v1, whole genome shotgun sequence genome and encodes:
- the LOC143300485 gene encoding cathepsin L-like peptidase isoform X2 — its product is MPSAMVAPLVLGVAWVCLQAADAAPWDLDRQWEIFKHVHQKSYDSDRTEAARRKIWESNLKMIVRHNLQADRGVHSYRLGINHLADMTQTEIVKTLNGFKTSAVKLNETAESILYLSSSASDLPQSVDWRTRGYVTSVKNQGNCGSCWAFSSTGALEAQHFNKTGRLMSLSEQNLMDCSFTEGNVGCRGGTMNAAFIYVHKNKGIDTEQSYPYEGKNDGCRFRTSDVGATDNGYVNVAPKGSELALQRALAEVGPISVGIDASLSTFHFYKSGVYYDPNCSALWLDHGVLAVGYGHSVVGSQDFWLVKNRSQPP
- the LOC143300485 gene encoding cathepsin L-like peptidase isoform X1; the protein is MPSAMVAPLVLGVAWVCLQAADAAPWDLDRQWEIFKHVHQKSYDSDRTEAARRKIWESNLKMIVRHNLQADRGVHSYRLGINHLADMTQTEIVKTLNGFKTSAVKLNETAESILYLSSSASDLPQSVDWRTRGYVTSVKNQGNCGSCWAFSSTGALEAQHFNKTGRLMSLSEQNLMDCSFTEGNVGCRGGTMNAAFIYVHKNKGIDTEQSYPYEGKNDGCRFRTSDVGATDNGYVNVAPKGSELALQRALAEVGPISVGIDASLSTFHFYKSGVYYDPNCSALWLDHGVLAVGYGHSVVGSQDFWLVKNSWGGGWGQKGYILIARNRGNACGIASSASYPVV